One genomic window of Roseateles sp. DAIF2 includes the following:
- a CDS encoding phosphocholine-specific phospholipase C, producing MSSQQDRRSFLRNLAAGAGASAALASFPPAIQRALAIPASYRTGTLNDVEHIVILTQENRSFDHYFGTLAGVRGFSDPFPIPVLDRPGTYTRKSVFVQPIGNGAPVPGRPEWGGGRKAIAPFHLNTQQDFGVMRVSGTPHSWTDAQAAWDHGRMNNWPKAKQNHSLGHYARADLPFQFALAEAFTLCDHYHCATQTGTNTNRLFLWTGHNDPLAVAGGPSTDNSHDSFNANPATDYTWITYTERLQSAGISWQVYQNMADNFTDNPLAGFRPFRDAWYQRPGYSQVLRERGVSTRDLDKLKEDVLANKLPQVSWVVATAEGSEHPGPSSPAQGADYTAKVLDALTANPEVWSKTVLLINFDENDGFFDHMPPPAVPAYETYNADPARARLAGASTVDTVGEYHHNLNGSDPQYHRRPYGFGPRVPMYVVSPWSKGGWVNSQVSDHSSVIRFLEARFGVQEPLISPWRRAVSGDLLSCFDFRNPEDQPFVKDLPATAALRARAKALTQTKTPATPQNLVAPVQEEGVRPARALPYELQVQARQDGNAVLLRFENEGDVGAVFHVYDRLALGDLPRRYTVEAGKQLEGRWTPVGASYDLWVLGPNGFHRHFTGPVALAANKPRPEIEVHSDRVYGELLLRLINRGTVAATFELQALKYSEEPVQAHRVAAGATVELRLPQAASRHWYDLSVKVRELAGFSRRLAGHIETGEPSISDPALGGPALLDQYRP from the coding sequence ATGAGTTCCCAGCAAGACCGCCGCAGTTTCCTGCGCAACCTCGCCGCCGGCGCCGGCGCCTCGGCCGCCCTGGCCAGCTTCCCGCCCGCGATCCAGCGCGCGCTGGCCATCCCCGCCAGCTACCGCACCGGCACGCTCAACGACGTCGAGCACATCGTGATCCTGACCCAGGAGAACCGCAGCTTCGACCATTACTTCGGCACCCTGGCCGGCGTGCGCGGCTTCAGCGACCCCTTCCCGATCCCGGTGCTGGACCGTCCCGGCACCTACACCCGCAAGAGCGTGTTCGTGCAGCCGATCGGCAACGGCGCGCCGGTGCCGGGCCGCCCGGAATGGGGCGGCGGCCGCAAGGCGATTGCGCCCTTCCACCTGAACACCCAGCAGGACTTCGGCGTGATGCGCGTGTCCGGCACGCCGCACAGCTGGACCGACGCCCAGGCCGCCTGGGACCACGGCCGCATGAACAACTGGCCCAAGGCCAAGCAGAACCATTCGCTGGGCCACTATGCCCGCGCGGATCTGCCCTTCCAGTTCGCGCTGGCCGAGGCCTTCACCCTGTGCGACCACTACCACTGCGCGACGCAGACCGGCACCAACACCAACCGCCTGTTCCTGTGGACCGGCCACAACGACCCGCTGGCCGTCGCCGGCGGCCCGTCGACCGACAACAGCCACGACAGCTTCAACGCCAACCCCGCCACCGACTACACCTGGATCACCTACACCGAGCGCCTGCAGTCCGCGGGCATCAGCTGGCAGGTCTACCAGAACATGGCGGACAACTTCACCGACAACCCGCTGGCCGGCTTCCGCCCCTTCCGCGACGCCTGGTACCAGCGCCCCGGCTACTCGCAGGTGCTGCGCGAGCGCGGCGTCAGCACGCGCGACCTGGACAAGCTCAAGGAAGACGTGCTGGCCAACAAGCTGCCCCAGGTCAGCTGGGTGGTCGCCACCGCCGAGGGCTCCGAGCATCCCGGCCCCTCCAGCCCGGCCCAGGGCGCCGACTACACCGCCAAGGTGCTGGACGCGCTGACCGCCAATCCGGAGGTCTGGAGCAAGACGGTGCTGCTGATCAACTTCGACGAGAACGACGGCTTCTTCGACCATATGCCGCCGCCGGCCGTGCCGGCCTACGAGACCTACAACGCCGACCCGGCGCGCGCCCGCCTGGCCGGCGCCTCGACGGTGGACACGGTGGGCGAGTACCACCACAACCTGAACGGCTCGGACCCGCAGTACCACCGCCGCCCCTACGGCTTCGGCCCGCGCGTGCCGATGTACGTGGTCTCGCCCTGGAGCAAGGGCGGCTGGGTCAACTCGCAGGTGTCGGACCACAGCTCGGTGATCCGCTTCCTGGAGGCCCGCTTCGGCGTGCAGGAGCCGCTGATCAGCCCCTGGCGCCGTGCCGTCAGCGGCGATCTGCTGAGCTGCTTCGACTTCCGCAACCCGGAGGACCAGCCCTTCGTCAAGGACCTGCCGGCCACCGCCGCGCTGCGCGCCCGCGCCAAGGCCCTGACCCAGACCAAGACGCCGGCCACGCCGCAGAACCTGGTCGCCCCGGTGCAGGAAGAGGGCGTGCGCCCCGCGCGCGCGCTGCCCTATGAGCTGCAGGTGCAGGCGCGCCAGGACGGCAATGCCGTGCTGCTGCGCTTCGAGAACGAGGGTGATGTGGGCGCGGTGTTCCATGTCTACGACCGCCTGGCGCTGGGCGACCTGCCGCGCCGCTACACGGTCGAGGCCGGCAAGCAGCTGGAAGGCCGCTGGACCCCGGTCGGCGCCAGCTACGACCTCTGGGTGCTGGGCCCCAACGGCTTCCACCGCCATTTCACCGGCCCGGTGGCCCTGGCCGCCAACAAGCCGCGCCCCGAGATCGAGGTGCACAGCGACCGCGTCTACGGCGAACTGCTGCTGCGCCTGATCAACCGCGGCACGGTGGCCGCCACCTTCGAGCTGCAGGCGCTGAAGTACAGCGAGGAGCCGGTCCAGGCGCATCGCGTCGCCGCCGGCGCCACGGTCGAGCTGCGCCTGCCGCAGGCCGCCAGCCGCCATTGGTACGACCTCTCGGTCAAGGTGCGCGAGCTGGCCGGCTTCAGCCGCCGTCTGGCCGGCCATATCGAGACCGGCGAGCCCTCGATCAGCGACCCGGCCCTCGGCGGCCCGGCCCTGCTCGACCAGTACCGCCCCTGA
- a CDS encoding PEP-CTERM sorting domain-containing protein has protein sequence MLKLNTLVAAALLGLAASASQAAVYGQNLIVNGNAEQGIAGWNGFDDYSFIQSVNYGNNWVKPSEPGPLDRGSKMFAGTSTSSRTVAWQSLDLGVPANAGDRFSLSGWLGGWQAQGDNAKLYVSFLNLSGDEIGSTEIGPVSAADRGNKTGLFYREASGALPGQTATLQFWLSMERVGGGDNDGYADNLNFTLTPVPEPATYGLMALGLLAVGVAARRRRAA, from the coding sequence ATGTTGAAACTCAACACCCTCGTCGCGGCCGCCCTGCTGGGCCTGGCCGCCAGCGCCAGCCAGGCCGCCGTCTACGGCCAGAACCTGATCGTCAACGGCAATGCCGAGCAGGGCATCGCCGGCTGGAACGGCTTTGACGACTACAGCTTCATCCAGTCGGTCAACTACGGCAACAACTGGGTCAAGCCCAGCGAGCCGGGCCCGCTGGACCGCGGCAGCAAGATGTTCGCGGGTACGAGCACGAGCTCGCGCACCGTGGCCTGGCAGTCGCTGGACCTGGGCGTGCCGGCCAACGCCGGCGACCGCTTCAGCCTGAGCGGCTGGCTGGGCGGCTGGCAGGCCCAGGGCGACAACGCCAAGCTCTACGTGTCCTTCCTGAACCTGTCCGGCGACGAGATCGGCTCCACCGAGATCGGCCCGGTCTCGGCGGCCGACCGCGGCAACAAGACCGGCCTGTTCTACCGCGAGGCCAGCGGCGCGTTGCCGGGCCAGACCGCGACCCTGCAGTTCTGGCTCAGCATGGAGCGCGTTGGCGGCGGCGACAACGACGGCTATGCCGACAACCTGAACTTCACGCTGACCCCGGTGCCCGAGCCCGCCACCTACGGCCTGATGGCCCTGGGCCTGCTGGCCGTCGGCGTGGCGGCGCGGCGTCGCCGCGCGGCCTGA
- a CDS encoding dihydrofolate reductase family protein, with translation MLDRIKTSVFIATSLDGCIARADDGLDWLDRANAAVPAGEDCGFGAFLATVDVLIMGRASYDKVLSFGPEAWPYGERRVIVLTRRPLPEGGPRVEASREEPAELLARLQAEGLRHAYVDGGLTVQRFLAADRVDALTLTLIPVLLGAGKRLFGELPADRWLHAGPVKTWPFGFVQLYYERLLAA, from the coding sequence ATGCTGGACCGCATCAAGACCTCGGTCTTCATCGCCACCAGCCTGGACGGCTGCATCGCTCGCGCCGACGATGGCCTGGACTGGCTGGATCGGGCCAATGCAGCGGTGCCCGCGGGCGAGGACTGCGGCTTTGGCGCCTTCCTGGCCACGGTGGACGTGCTGATCATGGGCCGCGCCAGCTACGACAAGGTGCTGAGCTTCGGGCCCGAGGCCTGGCCCTATGGCGAGCGACGCGTCATCGTGCTGACGCGCCGGCCGCTGCCGGAGGGCGGGCCGCGGGTCGAGGCCAGCCGCGAGGAACCGGCCGAGCTGCTGGCGCGGCTGCAGGCCGAGGGCCTGCGCCATGCCTATGTCGACGGCGGGCTGACGGTGCAGCGCTTCCTCGCCGCGGACCGGGTCGACGCGTTGACCCTGACGCTGATCCCAGTGCTGCTGGGCGCGGGCAAGCGCCTGTTCGGCGAGCTGCCCGCGGACCGCTGGCTGCACGCCGGGCCGGTCAAGACCTGGCCCTTCGGCTTCGTGCAGCTGTACTACGAACGTCTGCTCGCGGCCTGA
- a CDS encoding VOC family protein — MNFAYTLVYVADVGASLDFYERAFGLRRRFLHESGAYGELETGATALAFVDHATARDSVGHDYLAAEGSERPLGMEVGFTTPDVAAAFERAVAAGAVPLKAPTVKPWGQTVAYVRCPDGSLVELCTPMG; from the coding sequence ATGAACTTCGCCTACACCCTCGTCTATGTCGCCGACGTGGGCGCCTCGCTGGACTTCTACGAGCGCGCCTTCGGCCTGCGGCGCCGCTTCCTGCACGAGTCCGGCGCCTATGGCGAGCTGGAGACCGGTGCCACCGCGCTGGCCTTCGTCGACCACGCGACCGCGCGCGACAGCGTCGGCCACGACTACCTGGCTGCCGAGGGCAGCGAGCGCCCGCTGGGCATGGAGGTCGGCTTCACGACGCCCGACGTGGCCGCCGCCTTCGAGCGCGCGGTGGCGGCCGGCGCGGTGCCGCTGAAGGCACCGACCGTCAAGCCCTGGGGCCAGACCGTCGCCTATGTGCGCTGCCCCGATGGCAGCCTGGTCGAGCTCTGCACCCCGATGGGCTGA
- a CDS encoding pitrilysin family protein has product MRSSTSGPNRRALLAWAAGAGLALPARGLVWPRLPPLAPRQRRLANGLSLLALPMEDSASVAVQLWYRVGGKDDPPGRSGFAHLFEHMMFKGTRHMAAEQFDRLTEDVGGSNNAFTAEDMTVYHSVVPAHHLEPLLWAEAERMANLNVDQAAFDSERAVVKEEYRQRVLADPYGRLFNAIPVYGYQQHAYQRPVIGHIEELDAATLTDLRAFHAGFYRPDNAVLIVAGAFDPGQLEAWVEHYFGSIPLPRAPVPRRESREPRRTRDELHRLTAPGVPQPAALAIWQGPRADAEEVPALQLAQALLAQGDAARLNEALVNERPLAQSVGFELMLNAEAGLLAAHAIAAGTTRPEALLAALTREIHRVAEEPLATAELDKAKAQLLTQALVERETPEGRALALGNALLLRGDALAAERDLVRLQAVGAEELQRALRRHVLQGARVALLYGPGEGAAR; this is encoded by the coding sequence ATGCGCAGCAGCACCTCCGGACCGAACCGCCGCGCCCTGCTGGCCTGGGCCGCGGGGGCAGGTCTTGCGCTGCCGGCGCGCGGCCTGGTCTGGCCGCGCCTGCCGCCGCTGGCGCCGCGCCAGCGCCGCCTGGCCAACGGCCTGAGCCTGCTGGCGCTGCCGATGGAGGACAGCGCCTCGGTGGCGGTGCAGCTCTGGTACCGGGTCGGCGGCAAGGACGATCCACCCGGCCGCTCCGGCTTCGCGCACCTGTTCGAGCACATGATGTTCAAGGGCACGCGGCACATGGCGGCCGAGCAGTTCGACCGACTGACCGAGGATGTCGGCGGCAGCAACAATGCCTTCACCGCCGAGGACATGACGGTCTACCACAGCGTCGTGCCGGCCCATCACCTGGAGCCGCTGCTGTGGGCCGAGGCCGAGCGCATGGCGAACCTGAACGTCGACCAGGCCGCCTTCGACAGCGAGCGCGCGGTGGTCAAGGAGGAGTACCGCCAGCGCGTGCTGGCCGATCCCTATGGTCGGCTGTTCAACGCGATCCCGGTCTACGGCTACCAGCAGCATGCCTACCAGCGGCCGGTGATCGGCCATATCGAGGAGCTGGACGCCGCGACCCTGACCGATCTGCGCGCCTTCCATGCCGGCTTCTACCGCCCCGACAACGCCGTGCTGATCGTCGCCGGCGCCTTCGACCCGGGGCAGCTGGAGGCCTGGGTCGAGCATTACTTCGGCAGCATCCCGCTGCCGCGCGCGCCGGTGCCGCGCCGCGAGAGCCGCGAGCCGCGCCGCACGCGCGACGAGCTGCACCGGCTGACGGCGCCCGGCGTGCCGCAGCCGGCCGCGCTGGCGATCTGGCAGGGCCCGCGCGCCGATGCCGAGGAGGTGCCGGCGCTGCAGCTGGCCCAGGCCTTGCTGGCACAGGGCGATGCCGCGCGCCTGAACGAGGCCCTGGTCAACGAGCGGCCGCTGGCGCAGAGCGTGGGCTTCGAGCTGATGCTGAATGCCGAGGCGGGGCTGCTGGCCGCCCACGCGATCGCGGCCGGCACGACGCGCCCCGAGGCGCTGCTGGCGGCGCTGACGCGCGAGATCCACCGCGTCGCCGAGGAGCCGCTAGCGACGGCCGAGCTGGACAAGGCCAAGGCCCAGCTGCTGACCCAGGCCCTGGTGGAGCGCGAGACGCCCGAGGGCCGCGCGCTGGCGCTGGGCAACGCGCTGCTGCTGCGCGGCGACGCGCTGGCGGCCGAGCGCGATCTGGTGCGGTTGCAGGCGGTCGGCGCGGAGGAGCTGCAGCGCGCGCTGCGCCGCCATGTGCTGCAGGGCGCGCGCGTCGCGCTGCTCTATGGCCCGGGCGAGGGGGCCGCGCGATGA
- a CDS encoding pitrilysin family protein, with protein sequence MRRRQLLWGAALAWPAWAQQRFDQAPAPSRPRAPRPPPLSELRLDNGLRVLLAERRGWPLVTAQLQLNLGSLLDPAGKAGLAQLFLDVMTRGAQRGGGGNKGLAADGGDIAFAAESLGASLESQTLAQAATLGLTLATPSLDEGLALLADLARRPTLPASELERSRAQAIDGYRQTLADPAALAQLLGRRLFWGDSAAGQQPTPASLARIRRDDLLNVLRLQLRPELSTLILGGDLDAAQARALAERHFGGWRAPPRVPALLPAPVRARPLAARTLLVDVPGAGQSAVLVLGPHAGLEAGARELGAGLLANAVLGQGYSARLGREVRIKRGLSYGAASQVESLAGGGWMAAYTQTKHDSASEVAKLIAAEIQRLGVEPLGAAELEARRASWLGEQGRRLETSAGLAGLLSEQLLQSREPAALTRLPQELQAVDAAALRAFAARYWRADALRTVVVGDLGAAGPGLRALDPGAWVIRAAELDLASPTLQRRARGR encoded by the coding sequence ATGAGGCGGCGCCAGCTGCTGTGGGGCGCGGCCCTGGCCTGGCCGGCCTGGGCTCAGCAGCGCTTCGACCAGGCACCGGCGCCGAGCCGGCCACGCGCACCGCGCCCGCCGCCGCTGAGCGAGCTGCGCCTGGACAACGGCCTGCGCGTGCTGCTGGCCGAGCGGCGCGGCTGGCCGCTGGTGACGGCGCAGCTGCAGTTGAACCTGGGCAGCCTGCTGGACCCGGCCGGCAAGGCCGGCCTGGCCCAGCTCTTTCTCGACGTGATGACGCGCGGCGCGCAGCGCGGCGGTGGCGGCAACAAGGGTCTGGCGGCGGACGGCGGCGACATCGCCTTCGCGGCCGAGAGCCTGGGCGCCAGCCTGGAGAGCCAGACCCTGGCCCAGGCCGCGACCCTGGGCCTGACCCTGGCGACGCCGAGCCTGGACGAGGGCCTGGCGCTGCTGGCCGACCTGGCGCGCCGGCCCACCCTGCCGGCCTCGGAGCTGGAGCGCAGCCGCGCGCAAGCGATCGACGGCTACCGCCAGACCCTGGCCGATCCGGCCGCGCTGGCCCAGCTGCTGGGGCGGCGGCTGTTCTGGGGCGACAGCGCCGCGGGCCAGCAGCCGACGCCGGCCTCGCTGGCGCGCATCCGGCGCGACGATCTGCTGAACGTGCTGCGCCTGCAGCTGCGGCCGGAGCTGAGCACCCTGATCCTCGGCGGCGATCTCGACGCGGCACAGGCGCGCGCGCTGGCCGAGCGCCATTTCGGCGGCTGGCGTGCGCCGCCGCGCGTGCCGGCCCTGCTGCCGGCGCCGGTGCGCGCCCGGCCGCTGGCCGCGCGCACCCTGCTGGTCGACGTGCCCGGTGCGGGCCAGAGCGCGGTGCTGGTGCTGGGGCCGCATGCGGGGCTGGAGGCGGGCGCGCGTGAACTCGGCGCGGGCCTGCTGGCCAATGCGGTGCTGGGCCAGGGCTATTCGGCGCGGCTGGGGCGCGAGGTGCGCATCAAGCGCGGCCTCAGCTACGGCGCGGCCAGCCAGGTCGAGAGCCTGGCCGGCGGCGGCTGGATGGCGGCCTATACCCAGACCAAGCATGACAGCGCGTCCGAGGTGGCGAAGCTGATCGCCGCCGAGATCCAGCGCCTGGGCGTCGAGCCGCTCGGCGCGGCCGAGCTGGAGGCGCGCCGCGCCAGCTGGCTGGGCGAGCAGGGGCGCCGGCTCGAGACCAGCGCCGGGCTGGCCGGCCTGCTGTCCGAGCAGCTGCTGCAGAGCCGCGAGCCGGCCGCGCTGACGCGCCTGCCGCAGGAGCTGCAGGCGGTGGACGCGGCGGCCTTGCGCGCCTTCGCCGCGCGCTACTGGCGCGCCGATGCGCTGCGCACCGTGGTGGTCGGCGATCTCGGCGCGGCCGGGCCGGGGCTGCGCGCGCTGGACCCGGGTGCCTGGGTGATCCGCGCGGCCGAGCTGGACCTGGCCAGCCCGACCCTGCAGCGCCGCGCGCGGGGCCGCTGA